The Nostoc sp. PCC 7524 nucleotide sequence GCTTATCAGTGGCTATACACAGCCCTGAATGCCCGTTGGGAAAAACAAGCTTTTCAAGCAGCCAAAGTTGTCGTCGCCGTCTCAGAAAAAGTTGCCCAAGAATTAGTCGCCATTGGTGTTCCCCGTTCCCGAATCCGGGTAATTGTCAACGGTGTGGACTTGCAAGAATTTACTCCTGGTGTAGCCAATCGTCAACAATTAGGGCTACCAGAGAACGTAACTTTGGCATTATTTGCCGGAGATATCCGTACACCACGGAAAAACTTAGATAGTGTGCTGCACGCTTTGGAGAAAGTTCCCGACTTACATTTAGCCGTAGTGGGGAATCCCGAAGGTAGCCCCTTTCCTGAGCTAGCAGGTAGTTTGGGGTTAAGCGATCGCGTTCATTTTGTCGGCTATCGTCGTGATATCGCTGACATTATGCGAGCCGTGGATTTATTCGTATTTCCTTCCCGCTACGAAGCTTGCACCTTGGTACTGTTAGAAGCACTCGCCTCTGGATTACCTGTAATTACCGCCACCGCCACCGGGGGAGCAGAGTTAGTCACCCCAGAATGCGGCGTGGTTCTGCCTGACTCTGATGATACCGATGCTTTAGCAGTCGCCTTATTGTCAATGGTGAGCGATCGCAC carries:
- a CDS encoding glycosyltransferase family 4 protein; the protein is MKICIVTHKLKKGDGQGRVNYEVAKEALRRGHHLTLLASEIAPELEENNSVNWVKIPVAGYPTEFIRNFIFAQKSADWLRNNRANFDLLKINGAITKVAADVNAVHFVHSSWLRSPVHISRVRRDLYGAYQWLYTALNARWEKQAFQAAKVVVAVSEKVAQELVAIGVPRSRIRVIVNGVDLQEFTPGVANRQQLGLPENVTLALFAGDIRTPRKNLDSVLHALEKVPDLHLAVVGNPEGSPFPELAGSLGLSDRVHFVGYRRDIADIMRAVDLFVFPSRYEACTLVLLEALASGLPVITATATGGAELVTPECGVVLPDSDDTDALAVALLSMVSDRTLMQQMGQAARTLAEKYSWQTMAQTYMDLFEEFIPHAEHSSHPHLSPSSGSITLPVGTTSAN